AGGGTGCAAAGCTATTCCACACTGATGCCACCTTGTTTGGCCCCACTGCGTAGCAGAGCTGCCCGTAACCATGGGGGAAGCCACCCAGTGTCCCCTGCAAGGACTCTCCAGGCAGGTCCCTGGCAGTGCCCAGCAGGGTGAGCATCACAGCAGGCTCTGCCCCTCCATCAGGGCACGAGGGGGGAATTTTTGCACCCCCCAGGGCAATACCTCGCTGGTGTGACCATACAGGATCCCCACGGCTGGTGTCCCCTGCTGcagtgagcagctctgaaggcCACCAAAGGGGACGTGGTGTCACCCTGCCTCTGTCCCTGCCTCATTACTCAGCAGTTACAGGACACACTGTGGCCCCGAGCCAGCCCCGCTGTGCTGTGCCTGCCAAGGGGACCGTGTGGGATGACTGCCAATGCCAACCTGCTCCACCATGGTGGGGGACACCAGCCATGGGGACGCCACCTCTGCGGTGggcatcctgctctgctgggacacCCATCATGGGGCACCTGTCATGGGACACTAGTCACTGGGCATCTGTCATGGGACACCGAGCACGGGGCATCTGTCATGGGACACCCATCATGCCAGCTGGTGACCGATGCGTCCCCAAGGCTCTGCCCTGGTGGTACATCCCAGTGTGAGCCTGTGGGTCTCTATGCAGGAATCCAGGCAGAGCCACACGTCCTTGGGCATGATTGTGCATCCTTGGGCATGGCCATGTGTTCCTCAGCACTGCCACACATCCCTCAGCACTGCCCTGCGTCCCAGGGCACTGCCACTGTCCCTGGGTATGATCATGCATCATGGGGCACTGCCATGTGTCCTGGACATTGCCATGCGTCCCTGGACACAACCACGCATCCCTGGGCACTGTCACATGTCCCTGGGTATAATCATGCATCCTTGGGCACGGCCAGATCTCCCTGGGCTTGGTACATACTCCTGGGCACTGTCACACATTCCTGAGGCTACAACAAAGAGGGCTGTAGCCATGGAGGAGGGCATGAGGGCAACCCCAAACCCCCTGCTCAGGCCCAGACACCTCCAAGCAGGGACCAACTCCCCGGGCATGTCCCTGCCGGGAGGGCTTGATGCCAGCTCTTCAGCCCTGGCCACCGCATCTGAGCCAGCAAGGTGATGGAGGGGCCATGCTGGAGCATGACACGGCAGGTCAGCATGCCCAGGGCTCCCTCCCCACCGTTGTCACTCTTGGACGCAGCCCTTCAGGCACACTGGAGTGGGGCAGGACTCCCCAGGCCTCACAGGCGACAGAAGAAGGGCTGGGGGAGACAGTGGTGCAGCCCCGGGCCCCTGGCAATGCCACTcggagctgggctggggccaCGGCCCCTCTCACACCCAACCCCACATGTCCCTGACCCAGCtgggcaggacagcagggcaggcagtggcATGTCTCCGGCCCTAGGCGTGTTCCCGGGGCCACCAGGGATGAATCTGCAGCATCACCCCCCCACCTCACCGCAAGCTGCTTTGTTGTGGCGAGGGGGATGAGAGCTGAGCACAGCAAACTTGTGCCACCAGTGACCTGCTCTCCCATGGCCCTTCCCACCCTGTGCCTCCAGGAACACCCACAGAAGGTCCACATGATGGCCCATGTCtgagggcagccccagcccaccACTGCACTGGAGCATAGGGCTGCCCTCAGGCACCCTGCGGGGACATCATGCTTGGGAGCCCACCTTGCATGGGCGTGTTCCTTGGGCACCCTGCTTGGACATCCTGATTGGACATCATGCTTGGGGACCCCACTTGGGACCCATTCAATCACCCCACAAGGGGCTGGAGGCCAAGCAGGTCTTCCCCCAGCATTGCTCGCAACAGCAGGTGGTGACACGTACCTTGTATTTGGTGGCCAGCAGCTCGGTGGCCTCCTGCTCCTTCCGCAGATCCTCTAtcatcttctccttctcctgcagcaacTTCTGCTTCTCCTCGCTCACCAGGCTGTGGTCATCCTGGATAGcagctttctcctcttccaaCCTCTCTTTCTGCTCCTTCAAGTAATTCTCCATGTTCTTCTCCAGGCCATCCTCATTGTCCTCCTCCCCTTCATTCTCTGTGGCACTTTCTCCATCCACCACTTTCTTCCTCCggctgcttctcctcctcttcttccccagcaTGCCACGtttctccagctgggctttCAGCCGGACAATCTCCTCCTGAAACTCCCGCAACAAGGTGTCCTTGGGGTCTTCGTTCACCCGGGGCTTGTTCTTGATGTTCTTGGCCCTGTTGGCGAACCTGAGGGTGGAGAGGCTCTCATCATAGCTATGAGAAGCTGGGCCCAAGGTGGCCACCATGATTGTCTTGGCATTGCCCCCGAGGGAGTCCTGCAGCAGGCGGGTCAACTTGGAGTCCCGATAGGGGATGTGTGTGCTCTTGCCATCCACGAGGGCAGAGATGACATTgcccagagcagagagggagaggttGATCTTGGAGGCTTCCTTGGGGCGCTCTCCGTGGGCTCCCATTTTGCTCTGGCGCTCACTGCCAGCCAGGTCCACCAGGTTGAGCTTGCCCACACGAATGTGCTCCTCACCATCCGGCCCCATCTCACTGCACTCAATGGTGATGAGGAAGATGGCGTGGGAGCGGGAGCTGTGCTCATTCATGTTGGTGCTGCCCACCGACCGCGTCTGGCTCCCCAGGTTCATCACGTGCTCAATCTCCTTGACGTTCTTGGTCACAAAGGAGGAGAGGTCCTTGATGTACACCCCCGTCTCAGGgttctccttcagctccagcttCTTGCTCTGGTCCTTGGCGAGGAGGTCCCTGATCTCCTCCTGGTAGATCTCCAGGTACGAGGCCCTCACCAGGTACTGCTGGTTCTGCGAGCGGGAGATGTGGGTGAAGATGTGCTCGAAGGAGATGGGGATGATGCCCCTCTTCTCCGGCTCCGCCCAGACCCCCTGCATGGTGTAGGTCTTGCCGGTGCCCGTTTGCCCGTAGGCAAAGATGGTGCCGTTGAAGCCCTGCAGCACCGAGTCGATCAGCGGCCGCACCGTCTCGTCATAGAGATCTGCCTGCTTGGAGTTGGCGTCGTAGACGGCATCGAAGGTGAAGGTCTTGGGCAGGTCCCCGGGGAGGGCGCGGGGGTGGCGGATGCTCACCTGGCCCAGCTTCACGTCCAGCTCCAGGACACGTTGGTAGCCCGCGGcttcctccttcctgctcaTGGGCCGGCACCGGGCCACCACCTTCAGCGCTTCGTAGCCACTGCGGGACTTACCGGccatggcggcggcgggcggggccgccACCGGGAGCCGGGGACCAGGGAGAACCGGGGACCGGGGCGAGGCGGGGGGGGCTCAACCGCGCCGCCCCCGCAGCATCCcccgggccggggctggggccggggccgggcgggggccggggcgaAAGGTGCGGGGtgccggggggcggcggggcggccccgccgggcgcTGGCTCATGGCAGCGCGGCcccggctgcggggcggggacTGGGggcggccccccccccccacggcAGGGAGGGACCCGGGGGGGCGGGACTGGCGGCCACCCCCCCGCACACGGCAGGGAGGGACAACAGGAGGAGGCGGGATTGGGGGCTACCCCCCCCCCGCACACGGGGCAGGGAAGGACGGGGAGGGGGGCGGGATTGGAGGCCACCCCCCCGGCACACGGACAGGGAAACGGCCAcgggaggggggggcggggttcgctgctccccccgccccggaTCCACCCGGCACGCCGGGAGCTGGAGTCCAGCCTTTGTGCTGCGCCGGGGGCGGGTGGGGGGGACGGGATGGAGAATGCATGATTGGGAAGCGGGATGGAGGGTGTGGGATCAAGGATGCGGGATTGTGATGCAGGATTGGGATACAGGATCCAGGATTGGGATGCGGGATACAGAATGCAAGACTAGGATACAGGATTGGGATGCAGCGGGCAGGAGGTGGAATGAAGGATGCAGGGTTAAGAAAGAGGATGCAGGATGCAGGATTGAGCTG
The Apus apus isolate bApuApu2 chromosome 3, bApuApu2.pri.cur, whole genome shotgun sequence genome window above contains:
- the KIF3C gene encoding kinesin-like protein KIF3C, with translation MAGKSRSGYEALKVVARCRPMSRKEEAAGYQRVLELDVKLGQVSIRHPRALPGDLPKTFTFDAVYDANSKQADLYDETVRPLIDSVLQGFNGTIFAYGQTGTGKTYTMQGVWAEPEKRGIIPISFEHIFTHISRSQNQQYLVRASYLEIYQEEIRDLLAKDQSKKLELKENPETGVYIKDLSSFVTKNVKEIEHVMNLGSQTRSVGSTNMNEHSSRSHAIFLITIECSEMGPDGEEHIRVGKLNLVDLAGSERQSKMGAHGERPKEASKINLSLSALGNVISALVDGKSTHIPYRDSKLTRLLQDSLGGNAKTIMVATLGPASHSYDESLSTLRFANRAKNIKNKPRVNEDPKDTLLREFQEEIVRLKAQLEKRGMLGKKRRRSSRRKKVVDGESATENEGEEDNEDGLEKNMENYLKEQKERLEEEKAAIQDDHSLVSEEKQKLLQEKEKMIEDLRKEQEATELLATKYKAMESKLLIGGRTIVDHTNEQQKMLELKRQEIAEQKRREREMQQEMLLRDEETMELRETYTSLQQEVEMKTKKLKKLYAKLQAVKAEIQDQHDEYIRVRQDLEEAQNEQTRELKLKYLIIENFIPPEEKNKIMNRLYFDGEEDQWKFQPLVPTGGNSNQMKKRPTSAVGYKRPISQYARVAMAMGSHPRYRAENIMFLELDLSPPAIFEFERSRDQAEQDPRALHLERLMHLDSLLERPAASRVRKSRSWCQTPRSLPSSTTHVSFTSSSPCATTMPAQE